TCGTCGACTTCTCCGGCATCGGCGACTTCATCGACCTGCCGATGTCGACGTACTCCTCCGGGATGGCGGCCCGGTTGAAGTTCGCGATCGCGTCCGCGAAGACGCACGACATCCTGCTCGTCGACGAGGCCCTGGCGACCGGTGACGCCGAGTTCCGGGTCCGGTCGGAGCGCAAGATCAAGGAGCTCCGCGACCAGGCCGGCACGGTGTTCCTGGTCAGCCACAGCCTGGACGTGGTGCAGGAGACCTGCAACCGCGCCCTCTGGCTGGACGCCGGCGTCCTGAAGCTCGACGGCCCCGTCGACGAAGTCGTGGCCGCCTATATCAAGTCCACCCGCAGCTAGACGGCCTTCGGCTTTTCGCGGAGGCCGATGAGGAAGCCGAGGCCCCAGGAGACGTGCATGGTCGCGCAGACCATCGGGAGCCAGGCCAGCGCCTTCCACGGCAGGTAGCGACCCTCGACGGCCGAGCCGAAGAGCAGCAGTACGGCGTACCCGATCGGGGCCAGGAAGCCGAGGTCCAGCCAGCTGATGCCGGTGGCCAGGCCGATGATGCCGAGGATGGTGCCGACGGCCAGCGCGATGACCGCGACCGGCGGTGCCAGGTACCGCTTGCTGGCGGTCTCCGGGTGTCGGCGGATCACCTCGCGGCGCCACTGGCCGGTGTGGAAGAACTGCTTCGCCACCGCGGACAGCGACGACCGCGGCCGGTACGTGACGGACAGGTCCGGGCTGAACCAGATCAGGCCGCCGGTCTTGCGGATCCGGTAGTTCAGCTCCCAGTCCTGGGCCCGGTGCATGGTCTCGTCGAACCCGCCGACCCGCTCCAGCGCGGCCCGCCGGAACACCCCGAGGTACACGGTGTCGGCCGGGCCGGGCTTGCCGCCCTGGTGGAACGTCGACGCACCCAGACCCAGCCGGGAGCGGTACGCGCAGGCGACCGCCATCTCGGTCGGGGTCCGGCCCTCGGCGGCCATCACGCCGCCCACGTTGTCCGCGCCGCTCTCCTCCAGCACCTCGACCGCGCGGGTGATGTACCCGTCGGTGAGCGCGCCGTGCCCGTCGACCCGGACCAGGATGTCGTGCTTGGCGTGCGCGATACCGACGTTCAGCGCGGCCGGCGTCTTGCCGGTCGGGTTCGGCACGATGCTGATCCGGTGGTCCTTCTCGGCCAGCTTGTCCGCGATCTCCTGGGTCCGGTCCTTGCTCGGGCCGATCGCGAGGACGACCTCCAGGTTGCCGGGGTAGTCCTGCTCGAGGACGCGCCCGACCGCCTCCTCGAG
This Kribbella sp. NBC_00482 DNA region includes the following protein-coding sequences:
- a CDS encoding glycosyltransferase family 2 protein, with the protein product MPLSHWPPVSVVMPVLNEERHLEEAVGRVLEQDYPGNLEVVLAIGPSKDRTQEIADKLAEKDHRISIVPNPTGKTPAALNVGIAHAKHDILVRVDGHGALTDGYITRAVEVLEESGADNVGGVMAAEGRTPTEMAVACAYRSRLGLGASTFHQGGKPGPADTVYLGVFRRAALERVGGFDETMHRAQDWELNYRIRKTGGLIWFSPDLSVTYRPRSSLSAVAKQFFHTGQWRREVIRRHPETASKRYLAPPVAVIALAVGTILGIIGLATGISWLDLGFLAPIGYAVLLLFGSAVEGRYLPWKALAWLPMVCATMHVSWGLGFLIGLREKPKAV